One Vallitalea pronyensis genomic region harbors:
- a CDS encoding YjfB family protein gives MDIAALSTSLAQGKIMSQVSVSLAKMGMNLAKQQGQALQQLVETSSMEQSITPHVGGNIDIKL, from the coding sequence ATGGACATCGCAGCACTATCTACATCCCTTGCTCAGGGTAAAATTATGTCACAAGTAAGTGTTTCACTAGCTAAGATGGGGATGAACCTAGCCAAACAACAAGGACAAGCCCTCCAACAACTGGTAGAAACGTCCTCCATGGAACAATCCATTACACCTCATGTGGGAGGAAACATCGACATCAAGCTATGA
- the fliD gene encoding flagellar filament capping protein FliD — translation MAIQFSGLASGLDTDAIIKDLMNAERMKVEKIQKQKTKLEWKKDIWQDMNSKLYSFFTKHVYALKSSGTYMKKNAYSSNEVAISAKATIKATNGNHTITVNRLAKGSFLTGNKIELDKNGAAITSTSLAEELIDFGGVTKKTISISLDNGTTYTDIEIEKTDSIASVVKKIKENVEGVNVSFDDNFNRLMMSTKKQGDGNQIVVAGDDTLLTGLGLLAGNRTGTIGEDAEFVYNTTTLTSSSNEVTIDGLTLTLKAEGVTANISVNQDSEAIYDNVKEFVTEYNKLLTEINEKIYADKATGYEPLTQEEKKAMSEDEVKLYEEKIKKSLLRRDSILFRLRDSMRNILTNSSGIDTTGFTYSHLLDLGIVTGDYKEKGILHINGDEDDALYAPKKNALKEAIENDPEKVSELLNALGDKLYSTMQEKMKSTKVSSALTFFSDKLMTEDIDDYKDKISELEERLIQVEQRYYRQFTAMEQAIQAMNNQSASLASMLGGGA, via the coding sequence ATGGCAATACAGTTTTCCGGGTTAGCATCGGGGTTAGATACAGATGCTATTATTAAAGATTTAATGAATGCAGAAAGAATGAAGGTTGAAAAAATACAAAAACAAAAAACTAAACTAGAATGGAAAAAGGATATTTGGCAGGATATGAATTCGAAATTATATTCTTTTTTCACAAAGCATGTTTACGCATTAAAATCTAGTGGAACTTATATGAAGAAGAACGCCTATTCATCCAATGAAGTAGCAATATCAGCTAAAGCAACCATTAAAGCTACTAATGGGAATCATACCATTACGGTAAATCGGCTCGCAAAAGGTTCTTTTCTTACTGGAAATAAGATAGAATTAGATAAAAATGGTGCTGCTATTACATCTACATCGTTGGCAGAAGAGTTGATTGATTTTGGAGGCGTTACAAAGAAAACCATTAGTATTAGCTTGGATAATGGAACTACTTATACGGATATTGAAATCGAAAAAACAGATAGCATTGCAAGTGTTGTTAAAAAGATCAAAGAAAATGTAGAAGGTGTTAATGTTTCATTTGATGATAATTTTAATCGATTGATGATGTCCACTAAGAAGCAAGGAGATGGTAATCAGATTGTAGTTGCTGGAGATGACACATTACTTACAGGACTAGGTTTATTAGCTGGTAATCGAACTGGAACTATTGGAGAAGATGCAGAATTTGTTTATAATACCACAACTCTAACAAGTAGCAGTAACGAAGTGACAATTGATGGGTTAACACTAACGTTGAAAGCAGAAGGGGTAACGGCAAATATTAGTGTTAATCAAGATTCTGAAGCGATATATGACAATGTAAAGGAATTTGTTACAGAATATAATAAGTTGCTTACAGAAATTAATGAAAAAATTTATGCTGATAAAGCAACAGGATATGAGCCTCTAACTCAAGAAGAAAAAAAAGCTATGTCTGAAGATGAAGTTAAACTGTATGAAGAAAAAATTAAGAAGTCACTGTTGAGAAGAGATAGTATTTTATTTAGGTTAAGAGATTCCATGAGAAATATTCTAACTAACAGTAGTGGTATTGACACAACAGGGTTTACATATAGTCATTTATTAGACTTAGGGATTGTAACGGGTGATTATAAGGAAAAAGGTATTTTGCATATTAATGGTGATGAAGATGATGCATTATATGCACCCAAGAAAAATGCTCTTAAAGAAGCTATTGAAAATGATCCTGAAAAGGTCTCAGAACTACTAAATGCCTTGGGTGATAAACTATATTCCACTATGCAGGAGAAAATGAAATCAACTAAAGTAAGTAGCGCCCTTACCTTTTTCAGTGACAAACTGATGACAGAAGATATTGATGACTATAAAGATAAAATAAGTGAATTAGAAGAAAGATTAATACAAGTGGAACAGCGATATTACAGACAATTTACAGCCATGGAACAAGCCATACAAGCCATGAATAATCAAAGTGCTTCATTAGCGTCCATGCTGGGAGGAGGAGCTTAA
- a CDS encoding flagellar protein FlaG, with the protein MMRVDVNNASNQYTPNAQVNSRHVELASEVQKSKESDEPIDMGMQQEQDVIEAIEKANKHFRSYDRRLEFSIHEQTKQIMVKVISTEDDSIIREIPSEKILDMVAKLWEMAGIFVDEKR; encoded by the coding sequence ATGATGAGAGTTGATGTCAATAATGCAAGTAATCAGTATACGCCAAATGCTCAGGTTAATAGCAGGCATGTAGAGTTAGCATCTGAAGTTCAGAAATCAAAAGAATCAGATGAGCCCATTGATATGGGAATGCAACAAGAGCAAGATGTTATTGAAGCTATTGAAAAAGCAAACAAGCATTTTAGGTCTTATGATAGACGATTAGAATTTTCCATACATGAACAGACAAAGCAAATTATGGTTAAAGTTATTAGTACAGAAGATGATAGTATTATTAGAGAAATTCCATCAGAGAAGATACTGGATATGGTTGCAAAACTATGGGAAATGGCTGGTATTTTTGTAGATGAGAAAAGATAG
- the flgN gene encoding flagellar export chaperone FlgN, producing the protein MSDIHTYLNILMDSLDNKKELLKKIYEVTKEQAAYVNEETFELDKFSSYMDEKQAHIDAIELIDSGFQSTFDRIAEELEHHAEPYKNTIILLKEKITAVSDIGINIQVLEEKNKAKIEEHFSRKKKRIKSFKKSKATASNYYKNMNNTFKEQSFFLDQKK; encoded by the coding sequence ATGTCAGATATCCATACATATCTTAATATCTTAATGGATTCATTAGATAATAAGAAGGAATTACTTAAGAAAATCTATGAAGTAACCAAGGAACAAGCAGCCTATGTTAATGAAGAAACATTTGAACTGGATAAGTTCAGCAGCTATATGGATGAGAAACAAGCACACATTGATGCCATTGAACTTATTGATTCTGGATTTCAATCCACTTTTGATCGGATTGCGGAAGAGTTAGAACATCATGCAGAACCTTATAAAAATACCATTATATTATTGAAAGAAAAAATAACAGCTGTATCTGACATAGGTATCAACATACAAGTATTGGAAGAAAAAAATAAAGCAAAGATCGAAGAACATTTTTCTAGAAAGAAAAAGCGCATTAAATCTTTTAAGAAGAGCAAAGCAACAGCTTCCAATTATTATAAAAACATGAACAACACTTTCAAGGAGCAATCTTTCTTCCTTGATCAGAAGAAATAG
- the csrA gene encoding carbon storage regulator CsrA codes for MLALSRKKGEGIMIGEDIELVVLDIVGENVRLGIKAPKHVTIHRKEIFIQIREENKAALNSSKQSTDLLKNLLK; via the coding sequence ATGCTAGCATTATCAAGAAAAAAAGGAGAAGGTATTATGATTGGCGAAGACATAGAACTGGTTGTCTTAGACATCGTGGGTGAGAATGTTCGCCTAGGTATCAAGGCACCCAAGCATGTCACCATTCACCGAAAAGAAATCTTTATCCAAATTAGAGAAGAAAACAAAGCTGCTCTTAACAGTTCTAAGCAAAGCACAGACTTATTAAAAAACCTCTTAAAATAA
- a CDS encoding flagellin N-terminal helical domain-containing protein encodes MRINHNMLAMNTHRQMGTTGVNQSKSMEKLSSGLRINRAGDDAAGLAISEKMRGQIRGLNQASRNAQDGISMIQTAEGALNETQSILQRMRELAVQSANGTNIEEDRDALQNEITQLKAEVDRIAETTEFNKQTLLKGDGGTTLQGIGIAAASVGDLTGGADLSTTEATSTNTIGAAADATSSVVFNLNGQALTINFDAAGTSGEASHVGYDVTQNSATVNIDAAQTVDETATGLRDALQKVIDNNTVLKGNYVVSGTGADVIVSAVKGGAFEGAAGNIALSTSGGTDVFAGGTAGPANVGTTTAPAQATRTLTMPADAVVAAGLEGKGITINGTALEFYDATKGVYKGDAQGIDIGGVATKAALTNAIVAQAKIDGVTLTNVGDDLVVTATQGGKAGNSIGTSDGGIQEEFKAEFQIGANQGQKMEINMNDMRGNALGIKDVDISTTTGAQNAITTIEAALSKVSDERSKLGAFQNRLEHTIANLDTSAENLQASESRIRDVDMAKEMMEFTKNNILAQAAQSMLAQANQAPQGVLQLLR; translated from the coding sequence ATGAGAATTAATCACAATATGTTAGCTATGAATACGCATCGTCAAATGGGTACAACTGGTGTTAACCAATCAAAATCCATGGAAAAACTCTCTTCAGGACTTAGAATCAACCGTGCTGGTGATGATGCAGCTGGTTTAGCTATTTCTGAAAAAATGAGAGGCCAAATTAGAGGTCTTAATCAAGCTTCAAGAAATGCACAGGATGGTATTTCTATGATTCAGACTGCAGAAGGTGCTTTGAATGAGACACAATCAATTCTCCAAAGGATGAGAGAATTAGCAGTTCAGTCTGCAAATGGTACTAACATTGAAGAAGATAGAGATGCTCTTCAAAATGAAATTACGCAATTAAAAGCAGAAGTTGATAGAATTGCAGAAACTACTGAGTTCAACAAACAAACATTGCTTAAAGGTGATGGAGGAACAACACTTCAAGGTATTGGTATTGCTGCAGCTAGTGTGGGTGATTTAACAGGTGGAGCTGATTTGAGTACTACTGAAGCTACCAGCACTAATACTATTGGTGCAGCTGCAGATGCTACATCAAGTGTAGTATTTAATCTAAATGGACAAGCTTTAACAATTAATTTTGACGCTGCTGGAACATCAGGTGAAGCAAGTCATGTTGGTTATGATGTTACTCAAAATTCTGCAACAGTAAACATTGATGCTGCTCAAACTGTTGATGAAACAGCAACTGGTCTAAGAGATGCTCTTCAAAAAGTAATTGATAATAATACGGTATTAAAAGGTAACTATGTTGTATCAGGTACGGGTGCAGATGTAATTGTATCAGCAGTTAAAGGTGGAGCTTTTGAAGGTGCAGCAGGAAACATAGCTTTATCAACTAGTGGTGGTACTGATGTATTTGCTGGTGGTACAGCTGGTCCTGCAAATGTAGGAACAACTACAGCCCCTGCTCAAGCAACGAGAACTCTTACAATGCCAGCAGATGCAGTTGTTGCTGCAGGTCTTGAAGGAAAAGGAATTACAATTAATGGTACAGCATTAGAGTTTTATGATGCTACTAAAGGTGTTTACAAAGGTGATGCTCAAGGTATTGATATAGGTGGAGTTGCTACTAAAGCAGCTTTAACTAATGCAATTGTAGCACAGGCCAAAATTGATGGTGTTACATTAACCAATGTTGGTGATGATTTAGTAGTTACTGCTACTCAAGGTGGTAAAGCTGGAAATTCTATTGGAACTTCAGATGGTGGTATCCAAGAAGAATTCAAAGCTGAATTCCAAATTGGTGCAAATCAAGGTCAAAAAATGGAAATAAACATGAATGATATGAGAGGTAACGCATTAGGAATTAAGGATGTTGATATATCCACTACAACTGGTGCACAAAATGCGATTACAACAATAGAAGCTGCTTTATCAAAAGTATCTGATGAACGTTCTAAGTTAGGTGCTTTCCAAAACAGGCTTGAACATACCATTGCTAACTTAGATACTTCAGCAGAAAACTTACAGGCATCTGAATCAAGAATCAGAGACGTAGATATGGCTAAAGAAATGATGGAATTCACTAAGAATAATATTCTTGCACAAGCAGCTCAATCAATGCTAGCACAAGCAAATCAAGCACCTCAAGGTGTACTTCAACTATTAAGATAG
- the fliS gene encoding flagellar export chaperone FliS — protein MVNNGYNQYQNNAILTASPQELTLMLYNGAIKFCNQAIQAIDNQDIETAHELIIRVEDIIEEFIITLDDKYPIAETFKNMYDYIHQRLIEANMNKDKTILEEVLGYLRELRDTWKEAMKLAKNPNPKVTNA, from the coding sequence ATGGTTAACAATGGATATAATCAGTATCAAAATAACGCTATCCTTACTGCATCACCACAAGAATTAACCCTAATGCTATACAACGGAGCTATTAAATTCTGTAATCAAGCAATTCAAGCCATTGATAATCAAGATATAGAAACTGCTCACGAATTGATTATTCGTGTAGAGGACATCATTGAAGAATTTATAATTACACTAGATGACAAATATCCTATTGCTGAAACATTTAAAAATATGTATGATTATATTCATCAGAGACTGATAGAAGCCAATATGAATAAAGATAAGACGATTTTAGAAGAGGTTCTAGGATACCTTAGGGAATTAAGAGATACTTGGAAGGAAGCTATGAAATTAGCTAAAAACCCAAATCCTAAGGTTACGAATGCTTAA